AGTACGGCGTCGAACGACGTTCGTTACGATTCCCATTTCAGGAACACGATCCCCAACGGCGGCAACGTAAGGTTGATGGAATTCGGTCGGCCGTGGTACGGGATTCTTGCGGATTCAACACCGCCGAGGTTCCCGTGTCCGCTCCCGCCGTGTTCGGTGGCATCGCTATTGAGAATCTCTTTCCAGAAACCCGGTTTCGGTACGCCAACACGGTAATCGTAACGCGGAACAGGCGTGAAGTTGGCCACGACGATCACTTGATCCTCCGGCTGACTGCCTTTTCGCAAGAAGCTTAGCACGCTGCTTTGCGAATCGTTCGCGTCGATCCATTCGAATCCTTGTGGCTCGCAATCGAGTTCATGGAGTGCCGGTTCGCCTCGATAGTATCCGTTGAGCGAACTGACCCACCGCTGAATGCCGGCGTGTTCGGTCTGGGCCAGCAGATCCCATTGTACTTCTCCATCATGCTGCCATTCGCTCCACTGAGCGACTTCCGCCCCCATGAAGAGTAACTTCTTCCCAGGTTGTGCATACATATAGCCGTACAACAACCGTAGGCTCGCAAACTTCTGCCAATCGTCGCCCGGCATCTTATTGAGCAGCGATCCCTTTCCATGCACGACTTCATCGTGGGAAAGCGGCAGCACGTAGTTCTCGTTGAAGGCATAAACCGTGCGAAACGTGAGTTCGCCATGATGGTACTTACGGTAGATCGGCTCATGGGCCATATACCGCAGGGTGTCGTGCATCCACCCCATATCCCATTTCATTCCGAAACCCAAGCCGCCCAAGTGAGCCGGTCGCGACACCATCGGCCATGCGGTGGATTCCTCCGCAATCGTTTGCGTGTCAGGGAACCGCTCGTAAACACTTCGGTTCAACTGCCGCATGAAGCTGATCGCGTCCAAGTTCTCACGCCCGCCGAATTCATTGGGAATCCATTCGCCATCTTTCCGGGAGTAATCCAGGTACAACATGCTGGCGACGGCATCGACTCGGAGGGCATCAATGTGATACTCCTTGAGCCAGAAAATCGCATTCGACAGCAGGAAGCTCCGTACTTCGTTGCGACCAAAATTGAAAATGTAAGACTTCCAATCCGGATGGAATCCCTGACGTGGGTCCGCATGTTCGTAGAGGTGCGTTCCGTCGAAATATCCCAGCCCGTGTTCGTCATTCGGGAAGTGTGAGGGCACCCAGTCGAGAATCACGCCGATCCCGTTTTGATGCAGCGTGTCGACAAGATATTTGAAATCCTGCGGTGTCCCGTACCGGCTGGTCGGTGCGTAGTAACCGGTTCCTTGATAGCCCCACGACCCGAAGAACGGGTGCTCCATGACAGGCATGAACTCAACGTGCGTGAAATTGAGTTTCTTGCAGTGTTCCGAAAGTTGCTCCGCCATCTCACGATAGCTGAGCGATCGCCAACCGTCCTCGGCAACCCGCTTCCAAGACCCGAGGTGCACCTCATAAATCGACATCGGAGCGGTCAGCGAATTTCGTCCTCCGCGGTACTGCAGATACTCATCGTCGTTCCACTCGTACGAGAGGTCCCAAACGATTGACGCAGTTTTCGGAGCCACCTCGAAGAATGCCCCGAACGGATCGGCTTTATCAACCGAGTAGTTATTGACGCGGGACTCAATGTGATATTTATAAAGCGTTCCGCTGCCGACGCCGGAGATAAACCCTTCCCAGATACCGGAACTTCCACGGGGACGTAGTTCGTGGCTGGTTTTGTTCCAGTCGTTGAACATCCCCACCACGGAAACGGTTTTCGCATCGGGCGCCCAGACGGCAAAGTACACGCCCGCGATACCATCTCGCTCGATCAAATGCGCACCGAGCTTCTCGTCGAGGTCAAGATGCGTCCCTTCGTTGAACAAGTGGATGTCGTCATCCGAGAGCAACGAAACATCGTAACGCACGGGATTGGCGGTTGTGGATGAACTCATAATTTCCTTCGCCGATCATTCCTAAACAGATAATTGATTCTAAGGTGTTCGTGAAGCTCTCAGCTTGTCGATTCGCTGTAGCGATTCCACAACAGCGGGGTCGCTGGAGAATTCTTCGAACGTTCGCTGTGCACGGCGTCGCCAGTTCGGGCGGACATCGCCTGTGGTTCCCGGAACGTTTTGCGGCTGGGTTTCGAGGAACAAATCCTCTTGGTTAACGATCAGGAACTCCGCCGGACTCGCCGCGAAGAACTCGTGTAATGCCTGGATGACTTCGGCTGCTGACACGTTAGCATCCTCATCCGGCCAGGCCGGTTCCTGGATCGGCCGTTTGCCTCGCATCCACCGCGTCAGTTGTCGCTTCAAATCACTTCGCTCGCGTTGTTCCCGATCGACTGTTTCCGAGTCGATCAAGCCAAGATCGTGCCGATCGAGGATGTCCAATCCTTCCCACCAGGCGGCAAATGGTGGCATGTCGTGTGTGTTGATGCAGGTAATGCAACCGGCCGGCACCTGACCAATCAGGTCGTCTTGATCACTTTGCAATTGATACTGCAAGACGAACATCTGCGCCACACCATGCCGTTCGAGAGCTTCGTTGACTCCCGGTGGAACGGTGCCCAAATTTTCCCCGATCACACAGGCTTCGTGCCGATGCGACTCAACGGCCAACACCGCATACCACTCTTCGGGTCGATACCGCACGTACGCCCCATCCGATGCCGAAACACCTTCCGGAATCCAATAGAGACGGTGCAAACACATGACGTGATCGATTCGCAACTGCCGAGAGAACTGCATATGATGGTGCAGATAATCCCGCACATGCCGATAACAATCTTCGCGAAGTCGTTCAGGATGCTGCGGTGCGAACCCCCAGTTCTGTCCCTTCGTGAACATCATGTCCGGCGGCGCACCGATATGAGCACCGTTGGCGTAGACGTGCTGGAATCGCCACACGTCATAACCATCAGGACGGACGCCAAGCGGCAAATCGAGATACAAACCGGTCCCGGTCGCTTCTGCGGCGACCGAAAGGTGAGCCAACTGTTCGGTGGCCAGAAACTGAGCATATAAGTGGTAGCGGAAGCGTTTCTCGTCGTAATCGGACTCACTAAGTTGGCCACTTCGCCGTGGCTCATCCCAGTCCGTCCAAGATGTGCGTGTCGTTTCCTGAGTTGCCCGAAACTGAGCATAGTCATCCAAAAGCGGATGCGATTCCCGTCGTTGCATCAGTTCCTTGTACCGCTCGCCTTGATCTCGAAAGACCTTATCGGCGAGTAATTCCAGCACCTCGCGTTTGAGAGCCATCAGCCCGCGATAATCAACGAGCTTTTTCTCACGGATTTCACGCAGACGATCTTGATAGTCTTGTGACTCGACGAGTTCCTGCGCTTCCGGGCAATCTTTGTAGTCCGGGATTGCGTGAATATCGAGGTAAATCTCGTTCCAAAACAAACGGCTCACGGGCGCGTATGGACTGGGATCACACGGGTCGTCCAAGTAGCTGGAGAGCAGCGGTAGCGAGCCCGTCATGCCACCACCGAGCCCGCCGGACCATTCCGCCATGCGTTCCAAGTCCGAATAAGCACCGGCTCCCCAAGTGTCCTCAGTGACCAGCGAATAGACTGGCAGGAACACGCCCCACACGTGCGACTTCGTTGCATTAACGCGGTCGGTTGGTGCGAAACATTTCAAAGGCGCATAAATGATCTGCGTCGTCCAGGAATGCCCACCAACCTCCAGCTGCAAATGGTGGTAGCCGAACGGAAGTTCGATATCGAGAACGAACTTGCGGGCGACATAGCCTTCCGGAAGCGAATCATCGAAGTATGTCGGGTCTTGACTCCAATCGACCGCCATCGGTTCCAGCGTGGAGAGATCGACAGTTTCAAGCAGTGTTTTGTCGAACTCTGTCGTGATCGTCACCTGACCAGTCATCGTCGCCAACGATTCCGGCAGAGTCAGTCGGGCGGAAAGCGGCTCATTCTCCCAGACGACAGCAACGGTCGGTAGTCCTTGCTCGGCCAGTTTGCGTCGTTTCTCGTCAAGAAGTTCCACTGCATCCTCGGATGAACTCACGTTCGCACCGAGCGCGTTCAAGACTGCCAGAAGAGATTTCTCAGAGACGTGCTGGGTCTGCCCACCCACATCCATGTAGGACAATTGCACGCCGAACAGTGCGGCGAGTTGCTCTAAAGCAGGTCGTTGAGTGAGTGGAGTTGATGAGGTTGACATGCAGTGAATCGCAAGAGTGGTTCGAAGAATCCGTTATGAGTTTGGTTCAATTCCGTTTTCAGGCTTGTTCAAAAATACCCGAAGTTACCAGGTCGCATCGTTGCCGTTTCCGACTCGCCTAGAACGCTACGCCTCCAAAAGATCGATGATGGCCACCAAAGGAATCTGAACCCAATCGGGACGGTTGTTGAGTTCGTATCCCAATTCGTAGATCGCTTTTTCCAAAATATAGGCATCGAGCAGAACTTGGATTCCTTCTTCCGTTTGGGGGAGAAATTCTCCGGAAGTTGCCGACGCCAGGTAACTCTTGAGATACGCTGTCACACACCAAGCATACCAGAATTGCATCCAGCGTTCAGCGATGTCTCCGGCTTCTGGCCCCGTCGGTCCACCTGGCACTTGACCGAACCGAGCGGCAAACGATGCATAGTGCAGCGAGCGAATCATGCCCGCTACGTCTTTGAGTGGTGTCTGCTTGATTTTGCGTTCGCCGATCGTGCGATCAGGCTCGCCTTCGAAGTCGATAATCACGAAGTCTCGACCGGTGTAGAGCACCTGACCCAGGTGATAGTCACCATGACACCGGATCCGCTGGGCCGCAATCTTGGTTTCGGCAACCGCTTTGTAGCGATCCATCAATTCCGTTTCCCCTGCCAGCACTCGGTCGGCCAATGGCAGAAGTTCGTCGCTGAGATTAGACCGTTGCTTCTTGAGGAGCGTCATAACCTTCCGTACGCCCGCCCGCATCGACTGATATAAACTCCGTTGGTAAAGCTTCGTGAATCCTTCGGGGGCAAACGCTGGGTTGCTGCGATTCGACGCCAGTGCCAAGTGCATCTCCGCCGTTCGCTGTCCAAGCAGTTCGACGCTTTGCAGGTACGGCGAAATGAGGTCATGGGCGAGGTCGGGGATATCCTTCCGCGTGGACTGCAGCATTTTTCCTCGTGGAAGCGTTGCTTTCGCTCCCGAAGTCTCCACCTCCGCCGACTGCAATCGTTCGTAGTACCGACCGAGTTCATCGAGAGTGTAGACCCAGGCATCTCCCTCATTCGGCACGAAACCTTGCATGATCGCCAAGGTCATGGCCTCGTCGCGGTTGCCCTCGAACTCCAATGAACCGGCCAATGGTGCAACCGGTGCTTGGAATTCGTTTTCGGGATCGCTGTTGAATTCCGATAGAAACTGACTGATTTCCAAGTCGGGATTGACTCCTGGTGCAATCTTCCGGAACAACTTCAGAATCATTGAGTCGCCAAAAATCGCGGACGTATTGCTTTGTTGACCGCCATGAACAGACGGCTCCGGTGACTCGCCGAGTTCGCTGCTCAATGCGGCGAACTGATCCGAAGCGGCGCCGCGGAATTCTCCCCGTGCGGTTGACAGAAGCTGTTGGTCTTTGATGTGCGCAAACAACGGCTGCCAGAACTCCGATTCCCAGACCGCTTCGCACAGGGTACGAACTTCGCCCGTGCTGGTGTTCTCCACTTCCGCCAATTTGGCACGCGGATGGTCGCCAACAATGTTCCGTGCTCGTTCTTCATCCGCAAAAATCAGCGGCAACATATAACGTTCGGGTTCGCCTTCGGTGTATTCGACCCGGACAACGATAACCGCAATCGGCTCGGTTTCCGAATCCCCCAACGGGATGGACTCTTCAACCTTGACGGTCTGGATCGTCCGTGCTTTGCCACCGAACCAGCGATGTCGAGGCAACCAACTGGCGAGTGCGTTCTCGAACGCTCCCGGTTTGGATTTCGCCAACAACGTTGTCCAGTCTTGCGAAACTCGCAAACGAGGAGCCCCCGTCACATCCGCTTCGTCGACTTCGCTATCCTTCCAACTCAGTTTGAACCAATAAAAACCGTAGGGACCGAGTGACAAGAAGTAAGGCAACTCTCCGATCGGTGGAAAGTCGGTTTTCCCGAACAATTCGGTCGGAGTTCGTCCGCGAAAGCGTGACAAATCCAATTCGGCACACTGGGTGAAACGGGAGAGATTCGCGACCACGAGAATTGTCTCGTCTTCCGACTCCCGAATGTATGCCAAAACTTTCGAGTTATCCGGCTGAAGAAACTCAAGACGTCCACGCCCAAAGACTTGGTGATCACGGCGGAGATGAATGATTCGCCGCATCCACCACAATTGGGAATGCGGACTGTTCGCCTCCACTTCGACGTTGATACTCGAATAATGGTATTCGGTATCAATGATGACCGGTAAGTACAGCCGCTGCGGATTGCACTGGGAGAACCCCGCGTTTCGGTCGGGGCTCCACTGCATCGGCGTTCGCACGCCATCGCGGTCGCCTAGGAAGATGTTATCGCCCATCCCGATTTCGTCGCCGTAATAAACGACCGGCGTTCCCGGCAACGACATCAACAATCCATTCATTAATTCGATCTTCCGCCGGTTGTTCCGCAACAGCGGAGCCAGCCGACGACGAATCCCGAGATTCACGCGGGCTCGCGGATCTTCGGCGTAAGCGCGATACATATAATCGCGTTCTTCGTCTGTGACCATTTCGAGCGTCAACTCATCATGATTCCGCAGAAAGATCGCCCACTGGGATGTCTCTGGCAGTTCCGGAGTTTGCTCGAGGATGTCGATAATCGGAAACCGATCTTCCCGTTCAACCGCCATATAGAGTCGCGGCATGAGCGGGAAGTGAAAGTTCATTTGGCACTCATCGCCGTCGCCTTCACCGAAATAAGCGGCGGCATCCTCGGGCCATTGATTCGCCTCGGCGAGCAACATGCGATCGCCGTACTTCTCGTCGACATGCGACCGCAGTGATTTCAGAAACTCGTGTGTTTTCGGCAGGTTCTCGCAATTGGTTCCTTCCTCCTCGAAAAGGTACGGAATGGCGTCCAATCGAAGACCGTCTACACCCATGTCCAACCAGAAATCTACGGCATCGAACATTGCCTGTTGAACGGCTGGGTTTTCGAAATTCAAGTCCGGTTGATGGGAGTAGAACCGATGCCAAAAATAGGCATTCGCAACCGGATCCCAAGTCCAGTTCGACGACTCAAAATCTTGGAAGATGATCCGCGCATCTTGGTAGCGATCCGGTGAGTCCGACCACACATAGTAATCACGCCATGGACTGCCCGGTTTCGCTTGGCGAGACTTCTGAAACCACTCGTGTTGGTCGGACGTGTGGTTCATCACCATCTCGGTGATCACTCGGATGCCCCGTTCATGGGCGGCTTCCAGGAACCCGCGAAAATCACGAAGCGTGCCGTAATTCGGATGCACGCCCCGATAATCGGACATGTCGTACCCGCCATCACGCAACGGCGACGGGAAGAACGGCAGCAACCAAATGGCGGTCACACCGAGTTCTTGAATGTAGTCCAGCTTGGAAGTCAGGCCGCGAAAGTCACCGATTCCATCACCATTGCTGTCCGCAAACGCACGGACGTGAATTTGGTAAATGATGGCGTCTTTGTACCACTGAGCTTGACCGGCTGTCGTGTGCGTCTCGGCTAAACGGGGCATGGAGTCGATTCGAATTGAGGGTTGGCTCGGACGGTCGCTTTCGATCGGTTCAATTATGCGTAGAAGCCAGGATCAGTTTCGGAATGCACATCCCCACGAACCCGGAAGACGTGGGATGACGTGATGTGCGGGTTCAGTTCCACGTAGTTTCTTGATCCCTGCCACATATAACGGTTGCCACTCAATAAATCATGCACCTGAAACGGTCGTGTGGGATCGATTCTCAAGTCCTCGAGTGGCAATTGCACGAACCCGGACTGCTTGTACCTGGGATCGAGATTCACGATCGTCAGTAACAACTCGTTGTTGTCTTCGGTGCGTTTCGTGTACGCGATAAGTTGGTCATTGTCGATGGCGTGGAACTCCAAGTTCCGGTTGGATTGCAAACATCGGAACTCGTTGCGGATCGCGTTGAGTCGGCCAATGAATTCCCGCAGACTTCCCGGGTGGTTCAAATCGTCGTGTCGGATTTGATACTTCTCGGAATCGAGATACTCCTCGCTGCCGGGTTTCGCCGGTGTGCTATGCTGCAACTCAAACGCCGGGCCGTACATTCCGTAATTCGCCGTCAAGGTTGCTGCGAGTGTCACACGAGCTTGAAACGCCGCCTTGCCGCCGGTTTGGAGATACTCGGTAAGAATATCCGGAGTGTTCGGCCAGAAGTTTGGTCGGAAGTATTCGGAGACGCCGGTCTTCGTCAACTCGGTCATGTACTCAATCAGTTCCGCTTTCGTGTTCCGCCAGGCAAAATACGTGTAGGACTGATTAAAACCGAACTTGGCCAGTTGCTCCATGATCCGTGGCCGTGTGAACGCCTCGGCGAGGAAAATGATATCGGGATGCTCTTTGTGAATCTCTGTGATACACCAATGCCAAAACGGCAACGGTTTGGTGTGCGGGTTGTCGACGCGGAAAATCCGCACGCCACGATCAATCCAGAACAGGAACACACTTTTGAGTTCCTTCCAGAGATTTTTCCAGTCAGCGCACTCGAAGTGGAACGGATAGATGTCCTGATATTTCTTCGGAGGATTCTCGGCATACTGAATCGTGCCGTCCGGCCGACTCTTGAACCAATCCGGATGCTCTTTCACGTAGGGATGATCGGGCGAGCACTGAAACGCCACGTCCAAGGCGACTTCAATTCCCAGTTCGTTTGCCATCCCGACGAACCGCTGAAAATCGGACATCGACCCCAACTGCGGATGGATCGCTTTGTGGCCACCATCGTTGGAACCAATGGCCCATGGGCTTCCGACATCGCCCGGTTCA
This portion of the Thalassoroseus pseudoceratinae genome encodes:
- the glgB gene encoding 1,4-alpha-glucan branching protein GlgB; this translates as MSSSTTANPVRYDVSLLSDDDIHLFNEGTHLDLDEKLGAHLIERDGIAGVYFAVWAPDAKTVSVVGMFNDWNKTSHELRPRGSSGIWEGFISGVGSGTLYKYHIESRVNNYSVDKADPFGAFFEVAPKTASIVWDLSYEWNDDEYLQYRGGRNSLTAPMSIYEVHLGSWKRVAEDGWRSLSYREMAEQLSEHCKKLNFTHVEFMPVMEHPFFGSWGYQGTGYYAPTSRYGTPQDFKYLVDTLHQNGIGVILDWVPSHFPNDEHGLGYFDGTHLYEHADPRQGFHPDWKSYIFNFGRNEVRSFLLSNAIFWLKEYHIDALRVDAVASMLYLDYSRKDGEWIPNEFGGRENLDAISFMRQLNRSVYERFPDTQTIAEESTAWPMVSRPAHLGGLGFGMKWDMGWMHDTLRYMAHEPIYRKYHHGELTFRTVYAFNENYVLPLSHDEVVHGKGSLLNKMPGDDWQKFASLRLLYGYMYAQPGKKLLFMGAEVAQWSEWQHDGEVQWDLLAQTEHAGIQRWVSSLNGYYRGEPALHELDCEPQGFEWIDANDSQSSVLSFLRKGSQPEDQVIVVANFTPVPRYDYRVGVPKPGFWKEILNSDATEHGGSGHGNLGGVESARIPYHGRPNSINLTLPPLGIVFLKWES
- the malQ gene encoding 4-alpha-glucanotransferase, encoding MSTSSTPLTQRPALEQLAALFGVQLSYMDVGGQTQHVSEKSLLAVLNALGANVSSSEDAVELLDEKRRKLAEQGLPTVAVVWENEPLSARLTLPESLATMTGQVTITTEFDKTLLETVDLSTLEPMAVDWSQDPTYFDDSLPEGYVARKFVLDIELPFGYHHLQLEVGGHSWTTQIIYAPLKCFAPTDRVNATKSHVWGVFLPVYSLVTEDTWGAGAYSDLERMAEWSGGLGGGMTGSLPLLSSYLDDPCDPSPYAPVSRLFWNEIYLDIHAIPDYKDCPEAQELVESQDYQDRLREIREKKLVDYRGLMALKREVLELLADKVFRDQGERYKELMQRRESHPLLDDYAQFRATQETTRTSWTDWDEPRRSGQLSESDYDEKRFRYHLYAQFLATEQLAHLSVAAEATGTGLYLDLPLGVRPDGYDVWRFQHVYANGAHIGAPPDMMFTKGQNWGFAPQHPERLREDCYRHVRDYLHHHMQFSRQLRIDHVMCLHRLYWIPEGVSASDGAYVRYRPEEWYAVLAVESHRHEACVIGENLGTVPPGVNEALERHGVAQMFVLQYQLQSDQDDLIGQVPAGCITCINTHDMPPFAAWWEGLDILDRHDLGLIDSETVDREQRERSDLKRQLTRWMRGKRPIQEPAWPDEDANVSAAEVIQALHEFFAASPAEFLIVNQEDLFLETQPQNVPGTTGDVRPNWRRRAQRTFEEFSSDPAVVESLQRIDKLRASRTP
- the treS gene encoding maltose alpha-D-glucosyltransferase, whose product is MPRLAETHTTAGQAQWYKDAIIYQIHVRAFADSNGDGIGDFRGLTSKLDYIQELGVTAIWLLPFFPSPLRDGGYDMSDYRGVHPNYGTLRDFRGFLEAAHERGIRVITEMVMNHTSDQHEWFQKSRQAKPGSPWRDYYVWSDSPDRYQDARIIFQDFESSNWTWDPVANAYFWHRFYSHQPDLNFENPAVQQAMFDAVDFWLDMGVDGLRLDAIPYLFEEEGTNCENLPKTHEFLKSLRSHVDEKYGDRMLLAEANQWPEDAAAYFGEGDGDECQMNFHFPLMPRLYMAVEREDRFPIIDILEQTPELPETSQWAIFLRNHDELTLEMVTDEERDYMYRAYAEDPRARVNLGIRRRLAPLLRNNRRKIELMNGLLMSLPGTPVVYYGDEIGMGDNIFLGDRDGVRTPMQWSPDRNAGFSQCNPQRLYLPVIIDTEYHYSSINVEVEANSPHSQLWWMRRIIHLRRDHQVFGRGRLEFLQPDNSKVLAYIRESEDETILVVANLSRFTQCAELDLSRFRGRTPTELFGKTDFPPIGELPYFLSLGPYGFYWFKLSWKDSEVDEADVTGAPRLRVSQDWTTLLAKSKPGAFENALASWLPRHRWFGGKARTIQTVKVEESIPLGDSETEPIAVIVVRVEYTEGEPERYMLPLIFADEERARNIVGDHPRAKLAEVENTSTGEVRTLCEAVWESEFWQPLFAHIKDQQLLSTARGEFRGAASDQFAALSSELGESPEPSVHGGQQSNTSAIFGDSMILKLFRKIAPGVNPDLEISQFLSEFNSDPENEFQAPVAPLAGSLEFEGNRDEAMTLAIMQGFVPNEGDAWVYTLDELGRYYERLQSAEVETSGAKATLPRGKMLQSTRKDIPDLAHDLISPYLQSVELLGQRTAEMHLALASNRSNPAFAPEGFTKLYQRSLYQSMRAGVRKVMTLLKKQRSNLSDELLPLADRVLAGETELMDRYKAVAETKIAAQRIRCHGDYHLGQVLYTGRDFVIIDFEGEPDRTIGERKIKQTPLKDVAGMIRSLHYASFAARFGQVPGGPTGPEAGDIAERWMQFWYAWCVTAYLKSYLASATSGEFLPQTEEGIQVLLDAYILEKAIYELGYELNNRPDWVQIPLVAIIDLLEA
- a CDS encoding alpha-1,4-glucan--maltose-1-phosphate maltosyltransferase, with amino-acid sequence MTLPERGRSRVIITGVSPQVEDGSFPIKRVQGDLVRVGANIFTDGHDRISGVLQYRKSGEAVWRETPLIATYNDRWHAEFTVEELGRYDYCVLAWIDHFETWFQDLKKRVAAGQNVEVDLAIGAEYVEETAKRVQGTDAERLSEWAKRLKSSEASQNPQPICEDTELEALMLKHSERRFATRYDRDLQVKVDCRRAEFSTWYEFFPRSTGPDGQHGNFRTAADRLPYVANMGFDVVYLPPIHPIGDKFRKGRNNSVTAEPGDVGSPWAIGSNDGGHKAIHPQLGSMSDFQRFVGMANELGIEVALDVAFQCSPDHPYVKEHPDWFKSRPDGTIQYAENPPKKYQDIYPFHFECADWKNLWKELKSVFLFWIDRGVRIFRVDNPHTKPLPFWHWCITEIHKEHPDIIFLAEAFTRPRIMEQLAKFGFNQSYTYFAWRNTKAELIEYMTELTKTGVSEYFRPNFWPNTPDILTEYLQTGGKAAFQARVTLAATLTANYGMYGPAFELQHSTPAKPGSEEYLDSEKYQIRHDDLNHPGSLREFIGRLNAIRNEFRCLQSNRNLEFHAIDNDQLIAYTKRTEDNNELLLTIVNLDPRYKQSGFVQLPLEDLRIDPTRPFQVHDLLSGNRYMWQGSRNYVELNPHITSSHVFRVRGDVHSETDPGFYA